The proteins below come from a single Esox lucius isolate fEsoLuc1 chromosome 7, fEsoLuc1.pri, whole genome shotgun sequence genomic window:
- the eif4ebp3 gene encoding eukaryotic translation initiation factor 4E-binding protein 3 gives MSNCNTSIGLTCPIPGRFEQSEDWTQLPDTYSQTPGGTLFSTTPGGTRIIYDRKFLLECRNSPVARTPPSCLPHIPGVTVPAGHPLGKLKEMDENKEISADEAQFVIDI, from the exons ATGTCTAACTGTAACACCAGCATAGGGCTAACCTGTCCTATTCCCGGTCGCTTTGAGCAGTCGGAAGACTGGACTCAGCTGCCGGACACATACAGTCAAACTCCTGGAGGCACGTTGTTCTCCACCACACCTGGAG GAACCAGAATCATCTATGACAGGAAATTCCTGCTGGAGTGTCGGAATTCGCCCGTTGCACGTACCCCCCCGAGCTGCCTACCCCATATCCCCGGGGTCACAGTGCCGGCAGGACACCCTCTGGGCAAGCTGAAGGAGATGGATGAGAACAAAGAAATCTCTG CTGATGAAGCCCAGTTTGTGATTGACATCTGA